The Cicer arietinum cultivar CDC Frontier isolate Library 1 chromosome 1, Cicar.CDCFrontier_v2.0, whole genome shotgun sequence genome contains the following window.
TTACCGGGTAAGTTCACAGCATCTAATTCTGAAACCAAATTCATACATTCTTCATCCTTGCAATCAGCAGTTTTGGCATGGACTCTTTTCGGCCCATTTTCTGTAGGAGGAATTTCATCAGCATCATAATTCGCCCCAACCTCTGATTCTTCACGCATGTTCATTTCAGCTTTTAGCTCTTCAGACTCCAAAACATCATCGCAGAGAATTTGCAATATTATTAACTTCCTACTTGCAGGCAATGAATAATATTCTCCATAAAAAATCTCGTCATAAAATCCTTTCCACTCAGACCCCTTTGTGTATCCATTAACTGCTAAATATTGAATTAAGAAAACAGGCCAAGTCAATGTATCAAGCAAGCTCCATTCACTGCACCTGGAATGATACATATTCAgattcaaataaatatcaatataaataataataacctaATAACAAGAATAACACCAGGGTATATGCGATGGTGCACAAATTGAGACTTGATGTCCTCTTCTCGGTAAAAATTAGTCAATGGATATAAATAACACATTCAGTTGCTTTGAAATTCATCCACAACAGTCATGAAGACTCACCACAAATACACATAGCATGCGTCCAGTGTTTTTGGATTCTagatgacaaaataaattaaccaaGGTGATTCTTATAAGATGACTATACAAAATGACaaaattgtttcttttgagaTAATAtactgttgaagttgtgggatttaaGAGAATAGAAGGAGCGAAAATAATAAGAGTaagaatattattgataatagttttatgttGACTTGATGACAAAAAACTcaatattaatctctatttatagagaaacataaacTCAATCATAAATCAAGAACAAATCATAACAATAATAAGAGACATTCTAaaatatctctataattataatttgaccctaggaaataactcaagatactctaatataatatcatagatattataagatattttctaatattctatcGTATACAAAATGACAAAACTTACATACAGTATTATTTATAGGTGTTGTAGGTGTTGTGTAAGGATATATAGAATACTAGAGAATTCCCTAGTGTGAAAGGACAACGCTCCTTTGGGTTAGCCTTGAGTGCAAGGTTATCATCTTCATTGTTAATCTCTTGTATCTTCTCTATCAAACTCACTACATAAATAAGAAACACTCCTTTTTTTACGATCTTTATCtttattcattttcatttgtttttacaCCATTCTAGGAACTCTTTCTTGGTTAAAAAAAGGCTCCTAACATGTTTTCCAGGAAGAGTGATAATAACTACTTTTGTATAACTTGCTATGGAATCTCAACTTCCGTGCTGTTTTTAGTGGAAAACAAAATCTACGGCCCCTATTGTAATGTAGGATTGTAGGTATATTTGGGATTTGAATCATCTACTGCAAGTCTTTTTACAGCACGCTCTACAACTCTCTGTTCTAATTTAATATCAGCTCTCCTCTAACCACTATAAAACCTGTTGCATATGCAGCATTGCAGCAGGGGATCCATTATCCAAATTGTTTTCCCAATGCTAAAACAGTTTCCCACTGATAATTACTAtcgttttaaattttttaaagcaGTAGTCCACCTTAGAAGATAAATAAGATATGACTACAACTTGGAAGATAAATAAGATAGTTCCGCAGCATAAAAATTTGatctaaaaaatcaaaacaagtaGGAAGAAACATAATCACCTAAGGCACTTTGATGCAATCTTCGAGCCTTCAGCTGAAAGATTTTCAAGATGACGTCTCAAAGCACGCATCAAGGAAACATGAACAGCATCAAGCAAAGTATTCCATACTCGACAGTTAAGAGCGCCAACGAACTCATCCAAACTAAACGGACTCAAAAACAATCGAGTACTGAACGATCGTAAGAATCCATAAACTGAAAACAGGTGCGAAACAGAATTCTCCGGCACACCAATAGTTCCCGAAGACGGCGGCAACTGCAACATAGGCGGCAATTCTAACGGCGTCAATTCCAACGGCGTCTCAGCATCGGAACACGAATCCCTAGAATCATTAAACGAATCAACATCGGTTACATCTTCGTTTGCCACATGTAATTCACTCGAATTATTTTCCAATTCATTAACGATCTTAGACAACAACGATTCATCCAGTTCACTTTTTCTTCTAATCAAATCGTCGTCAAAATCACAATCATTAAGAACAATTCTACGAATATCGCTACTATTCAAATTCTCACCACCTCCATCTTCATACTCGACTCTGTATAAACCGCTATTATAGCTTACAACTTTTCCGATTAGAACAACACGTTTTCGAAATTCTTTCAAAACGTAACGTCCAATTAATACTATCGGCGTCGTTTTCTTTGATTCGATTGTCACGGTTTCGTTCTCTTTTCTTCTCTGTTTTCGCGGTCGACCTCTCCGCTTCGGAACCGGTGGTGGTTCCGTCGCTTTGGATTTTCGCGGAAGCTTCATTGAAGGTGAAGAGTTAGGGTTTGTTTGATGAGTTTTTAGTTTGTGTGTGAAGAATAGAGAATTGTGGAGGAGGGAAGGTTAGGGTTGGAAGAATGTGTTGCTGGTTGTTTTCTGAGATGATAATAACAGCAAAGTGAGCATGCGCGCGCGCTTTTGACGGACTATAGGGCTTTTGTGATAAATATGGGTCAGCCCGTTTAAACTTCAATTTTAGCGGGTTGGATTAGTGCCTAATCCACCAATTAAGATTTCTCCACAACTACTATATAACCGTGtcaattcaaaataaaactatatgCGTGTTCAAAtagaattgaaaaattacatAAGATTAATATTATTGGATATTTTATAAAGATGACACAAATTATATCaaagtttatattattttttaaaattaaaccaaatcaaAGACATGAACTTTaatattcaataatattttattaatatgatattttgcatctatatattattgatttaaatatttttttatgataattttattgttCTTTTAATAATCTTTATtcaatttctaaatatttttattttacttttgtcCTTAATATTTGTGTAATAtactctttctttcttttacgGGAGagttttcctttttattttagattaagataaattattttttggttggAATTGTTCTAAATTCCATGGGTATATTTCATGGACAAATAGCAGCATGGAGTAATAATCAAGTTTTGCTCTGCCAGTTGATTTTATTGCTTTATGTATTCTTTCTATTTATTACAATATGTAACTTTCAGGGATGGTGTAGATGAGttgtttttctttcaaattaatAGTTGATTTGCAATTTTCATTACTTTTAATGCATCAACTTTAATTTTGATTGATCCTTATGTCTTTtagttatataattttaataaattttaaatttatttttattttaaacattaactattaattttaaaatatattattttatgcaTCACACGATTCTATATATAGTtagaaaaaatagttaatattatataaaaagtcaaaagattattcatttcgagacattatttttataaaccaaTCACTCGTTGTGGGTATGGAGGAGGAGGAGTATCGATTAACTAAAGCAACAAATGTTATCAACAAATCTTTAGAGTATACTACAACAATATTGCTCATTTGCCTTATTTGAAATGTGTGTTGGTTGCATGCAAATCATGAGTCAATGGTAGCACCGTCTCTGATCTAAGTATTTGTTGGGTTTAGAGTTTTGTCGAAGAAACAATACTTTGTCGAAGAGACAATACTGATAGTTATATCTTTGGCTTATGTGAGAGTGTTGAATGTTCGATAATCCTTCACATGGAGTTACAAACTTCTAGTAGTGCTCGAACCATGTTTGAAAACATGTGTTTAAGAACATCGGATTACTCTAACCTGTTGTAAGTGATAGAGTTAGTGTACTTGTAATATATGATGGTTTTATAATTATGCTAACATTTTGTAGTTTATTAGAGTTTTTATAGCTAAAGTGTGAGTGATCTCTATTTATCGTATCATTCGAATAGATAACGTTTgtgctaattttttttatcaacaaaaaaattaataattcaaattgtTAGTTATTTTACACAACCTTAttgtaatttatcttttaattctaatttaataattcaaaatctctaattattttatataaccTAATTATGGTTTATCTTTAGCTTTAACTTAATGCGTTAGGTGTTTCTTTTTGAAGGTATTTGCTATGTTTTTctcatgtatttattttttaataaatgttaaaataataacaaaaaaaatcaaattaatgaaTGAATAGGATATGGCGGGAAGGAAAATAAATGGTCACGTGCTACTCACGCGGACTCCCGCCATGTAACGGAGAGACTCACCTCGTCCCCCGCCTCTCGTAATTTACAATttacaaattttgatttttaagtttTCTTCTTCCCTTTTTCAATCTCCAAATCCTTCAACGCTAAACTAGAAACTTCTTAGGGTTAGGGTTTCAATGGGGAGCAAGGTCACCGACCACCACCTCTCCACCGTCAGATCAATAGTCGGTTCCGAATTCACCGACATGGACATCATCAGAGCCCTACACATGGCAAAAAACGACGTCACCGCCGCCATCAACATCATCTTCGACACCAATACCCCTAAATTCAAACCCACTCGCACCATCAACACTCGACGAATTTCTCCGCCGAAATCAACGTCACGCGCCGTGAAAACAAGCTCCAACCACATCGTCGATGTAGAAAACAGTAACTGTTCCGTTAAGTCTGATTCCGATGATTGGTGGTTTGTTGGTTCCGGTGAAGTGGCGGGGCTGTCCACGTGTAAAGGGAGGAGTATAAAATGCGGGGATGCAGTGGTTTTCAAATTTCCACCTAAAAAGCTATCTGCTTCGCCTTCTCCTGGTAAGGGTTTTGGTCGAGCAGCAACTTGTTCTGAGATAGTTCGATTTTCCAATGAACAAGATTGGGAGGTAATTTAGAACTGTGTAAAATGGTAATGGTTGTTTTCTAATTCAATTTGTTGTTAattgatgtttttcttttttggtgGTAGATTGGTAGAATACCAAATGAATGGGCTCGGTGTTTGTTGCCACTGGTTCGGGATAATAAAGTCAGGGTTGAAGGGGAATGTAAATTTGCTCCTAATGTATTGGCCATCATGGACACGATCATTTTGTCAATTAGGTAATTGCGAAAAGTTACTTAGCTTCTATGTAGCACCAATATTTCAGAATGAAGGTGTGTCTGGTGTCTTACATGTATATGATTGCAttcaattactttcaatttctcaaattattatccgCGTTTATGTGTTAGTGTCGTGTTTTGTGTATGCGTCAGTGTTCCATAGCTTGGCTTGCCACACCATGATCTTTACTAGTTACAGTGTTTTGTTGAAgtatttgtttatgaatttcTATGTTTTTATGCGAtggtaaataataaataagttctGCTTCTGCTACTTATTTTGTTTCCTTTTGGGGTCTGTTTCATTTCAGCGTCTTCATCAATAGGTCAATGTTTGTTAAGCAACATGAGGTTTCTCTCAAGGATGCTACTAATTCGACAGATGAATCAGTGTTTCATCCTCTTCCAGCCCTGTTTAGATTGCTTGGTTTAAGCCCTTTCAAGAAGGTGGTTGTTGGTTctctgtaattttttttaatctttcacGAGTTTCTTTTGTATCTTTGGTATATTCAGTCtaaattgttgtgttttgttgcTGCCTGTGGAGTGGCTCACTTGTGAGTTTGAAGTAAGTTGTACTAGAATATTGACTTGCATCGTTGATTGTTTTTTAGGCGGAGTTAACTCCTGGTGATTTCTATTCCAACAAGCGTCCTTTCAGTCAAATGGTAAAAGGTTACATATATAATTGCTTCATGAATGCGTCTTCTACTAGCATGGTTGATTTCTTTAACAGGATAGATTTTCTCTTCAGGTCCCATTACTACATGCCAAGTCTGAGCGTCCTTCTCAAAATGGTCATGATAATGAAAATGAGGATTCTGTTTCTGAATTTGATCTTGACAACATTGTTGGTGTTGCATCAAGCTCAGAATTAGAGGTGCTGCATTATAAGAATAACGTGCTGTGTTTGACATATATTATGCTTATAAATGATGCTATGACTGACCATTAACCTGAAAGTTTTGTTCAGGAAATGGACCCCCCTGGAAATCTTCTGTGTGAACTGCGTCCATATCAAAAACAGGCTCTTTATTGGATGGTTCAGATGGAGAAGGGACGACCAAGGGACGAGACCGCAACAACCCTTCATCCATGTTGGGAGGCATATCGCCTCGTTGACAAGTATGTGCCCTGGTTATTTGACACTTACAAAGAAAAAAACAGATGAATGGTTCTGATGAAGTAGTTGTCATTGTATTTTTTAGGAGGGAGCTTGTTGTTTATTTGAATGCATTTTCTGGTGAAGCCACAACAGAATTTCCTAGCACTCTTCAAATAGCCAGAGGAGGAGTACGTTTTTTGAAGTAGTTAACCCTGAAAGTTTGTTGTTTTCACATATTGTTCAACGTTTGTAAATTgtaatgtattattttattgtgaaaTTGAAGATTTTGGCAGATGCTATGGGGCTTGGAAAGACCATCATGACCATATCACTACTCACTGCCCATTCAGGAAGGGGTGCATCATTAGGCAGTCAACCCATAGCTCAGTCCTTTATTGAAGGCGGTGAAGTTAGTGATAATGATACAATTCCCAATTTTTCACATATTCCGAAGAAGGCAACCAAATTTGCTGGTTTTGATAAATCGAAGAAGCAAAACACTTCTCTAACACGTGGCGGCAACTTGATAATATGTCCCATGACACTTCTTGGGCAGTGGAAGGTATTAACGTTATGCAGCTATCTGGTTACTGCATTTCTTTACTTGCAAGTATGTATTACATTTGTATTCAAATGTGGGATATATAGAGTAATTGAATTGCTTTCGTTCCAGTTCTGAACATTTGACAATTTCTCCAGGCAGAGATTGAAACTCATGTGCACCCTGGGTCCCTGTCTATATATGTTCATTATGGACAAAGTAGGCCCAAAGATGCCAAAAGTCTAGCTCAATGTGATGTTGTAATTACTACATATGGAATTTTGGCCTCTGACTTTTCCAGTGAGGTAGTTGCAAACCTGTTTACTCTTCTAGTTCTCTACCTATTTGcttcattttttaaatcttatcaACAGGTGCATCTTTTTATCTATCTTATGTACAGAATGCAGAGAATAATGGTGGACTCTTCTCAATTCGTTGGTTCAGAGTGGTTCTTGACGAGGCACATACAATAAAGTCTTCTAAAAGTCAAGTTTCTATGGCTGCTTCTGCTCTAATTGCTGACAACCGCTGGTGTCTTACTGGGACTCCAATCCAGGTGAACCATTACATTATAAGTCTACTCTTGTACAATATTTTGTTTGGTATGTATGAGTTAAATCCAGTAAAAGAAATTTCAGCTAAATTTTACAGAAGATCACGATATGATGCATTAACTCGATATGCCAGGAATGTTCAATTAATGCTAAGGTTATATTGTATGATTAAACTTACAAATATTTAGTTAACTTTTACCGTGTCTTATAGTTTCCATCTCAGGGTTGTATAATTATAACCTGTTTATGATTTTCCCAGTATAACAATTGATGACGGTTTTCTGGTTCATGCTTTGAATTGtggttatatttttatcttgcATTTTAACTCTGTCATACTtccatttattatttatgtttcatCCTAGCGTTGCAAGTTGGACATTATGTGTAAGCATGATAACATTTAGTTTGTCATGTACATGTATCTTGCAATGCTGTCAAACCCTTATGTGTTTGGATAAgctttgttgttgttgttctttttTCAATTCGAAGAGTGGATTTggtatccttttttttttcttttggaaaataaaaaaaaaaatcagcattGGGAATAATTTAGTGACTTCAAAATGAGTATTGACATGCACCCAATAGCTAAGAGGATGAATGTTAGGGTCGGGAATAGAGAGGAGGAGAGaatttatatattgattttaaattcaCGTTACCCATAAACAGGAGAAAGGGGAAAGGGTGCTCATGAAATCATACCCTGCTGTATTCATACTCTGGTTACATTGATAAGAGGATTCTTGAATAATACTAGGGTTCCAGGCTCTAATTTCTTAATTCATTTCGATTCTTTTCCTCCGTTACCAGTTGATTCTCTATCAGTATGTCTTCAAAGCTATGTTGTCAATCCCGGCGCAATCCTGCTATCGCGGTGCGGTGGAGGGGATGGCCGTGACGCGGGCAAACGCGCTTGACGGTAGTGTCGCTCCTAGCCGCAAATCCTGCTATGCTATCATCGCAACCCGCTATTGGACCTGCTCTAGCGCTTattcaaaaacacaagttttattttatttttctattattcaTTAAGGGTATCTAGGTTATTCCGCACCCTCATAAACCCGCAAAGGGGTTAGTTCAGAATTGTGAAAAAGAAACTGCTTTCGTTCTTGCTTTGTCGTTTTTGTCTTTTTCTTGCTCTGTTCAACATCGTTTATGTTCTTGCTTTGTTGTTTTCGTTCTTTTTGTGACTCTGTTTTGTTTGCTCTGTTCTCTATTTTGTTGGTTACGATTACTATTAGAACTTGATTTTGATGTTGGATTTTGGTTATTAAGTATGATTACCCCTCTAATTGTgtattttgctatttttttagtatttttgtatattggttgtattttatgtttagttATATACTGTTTTTTGGCCTTTGCATTAGCAGTCATCCCGCGATCCTACTATCCCATTTCTAGGGTTTTAGGCGCTCCATGCCGCTATCTGAGACTGACAACATAACTTCAAAGTTTTATTGCAACCCTATTCATGTATTTGATATTAGTTGACTTATTTTTGGTTGGTCACGAGTCTCATGACAGCAAATATAGTCATACAGTTTTTATGCTTTCTGACAGTTAGTCCGTTTTTATTTACAGAACAACCTTGAAGATATTTACAGTCTTCTTCGCTTTCTGAGAATAGAGCCTTGGGGACATTGGGCCTGGTAAAATTACAATCCTCTAAGCGTTGGCTATTTTAACTCTAATGGATAATGTCTATAATCCAATATTTTTCCGCGCTtcttcattttcattatttttggaAGCTGAATGCTAGGCTTTgatgtttaattataatttttttaggtaTATATGTTAAATCAAACTTCGGATTCCATTTATCTAATATACTCTAGATTATCCCACATTCTAGGGAAGTTTTAGCTCACAAATATTTCCTTCAGAGGATTGAAACAAATGAAAACAGTTACAAGACTTGTACATGAAATTTTTAGTGTGAATCTTAAGCTTAAGACAACTGGTCCGGTTCTCCTTTTTACTTGCCTTTTCGAGCCTCTGTTGGTTGATGATGACGATGTCATGATGACATATGTTGTGAAGACTGAAGATATCAGCACCTTATGATTTAATTGggtttttatgaaaataatgttttccagttaaaatTGGCCTAACATAATGGGAGATTGGAGTATGAAATTGTGCTGGATGTTTTGAATGCTTACCGTATTTATCTAATGCAAAGCACTTCTACTTTTTTTAGcactttaattattaaatcgtaAGTGGGTATGTGGCTGGAATGCTGGACTCTGAAAATTTGTCCTGTATGATCCAGGTGGAACAAGCTCATTCAGAAACCATTTGAGGGTGGTGACGAGAGAGGATTGAAATTAGTTCAGTCCATTTTGAAGCCGATCATGTTGAGAAGAACCAAAAATAGCACAGATCGAGAGGGCAAGTTAGTAAACTGGTTAAGCACTTCTGTTGTTTTTAACATTTCATATATTCTGTTAACCTATTATTTGTTGTAGGCCTATACTAGTTCTCCCTCCAGCTGATATGCAGGTAATTTACTGTGAACCCACAGAAGCTGAAAAGGACTTTTATGAAGCCTTATTCAAAAGATCTAaggtattttatttgttaaaaattattttctaatctattttgaaatttttcatatCACTTATCTGGCACTGAAAAAGGTTACATTGATCAAACTTGATGGTAAAATTTATGCAGGTAAAGTTTGATCAATTTGTTGAGCAAGGACGTGTTCTTCATAATTATGCTTCAATACTAGAGCTACTTTTACGTCTTCGGCAATGTTGTGACCATCCATTTCTTGTAATGAGGTGCGATGTCTTACATTTCTGTTACATATACGTGACTGTTAGGGTGAAAAATGTGCTGGGATGTAAATTATTGTAACTGGAAGCATCTTGTCTGGTCAGTTGGCTTTAAGGAACAGTTCACGAACACAATTAATatgttatttcaaaattttgcaaCTTGTTCTGACCAACGTAATGCAATTCACAAGCTAATCTGAGGTGTTTATAGTCAGGGTTGGTTAGTTTGTTCATTTTCACGAGAGAATTTAGGAACATTCTCATCTCagcaagaaatttgatttttcttataGCAGTCACATTGCGTCTTAACAGAATTGAAAGTAAAAAAGTCTGTTAGGCACAGTTTGGATGAGCTTTTATCTTGGGACTGAGATAAGTATTTGGCTCTTGTGATATTGAAATTATGTAACTGAGAGAGAGGGAGGGTAAACTGGTAAAATATCCATCTTTTTAGGGTTTATTAGGATTTGAATCCATTTGGGCCTGAGTTCGGGTTGGGTCACACGTCCTAACTCATATTTTTCTGTTTATTAACGAAAAATGTCTGTCTATTCCGCTGCGCTGCCATGTCCACTGCTTTCCTGGCAGCCTCCATGGCTTTTGTATGGTGGTATGCTGAAATCCCACCAAAGCGTCACCATGGCCGATATTCAACAACACTGCTTGGTTGGTGGTACCtgcttatttaattttgaattgtgaaATTGTCTAAAAGTATTTGTAGTGTTATTTGGGCTGTGGGCTCATGACTCAtcacaaatttttctttattgaaCACTGACATTGGATGGGTTTCTTAGCCTTGTTTGATGATGTTTCACTTTTGATGTTTCTTGGGAAATTTGTTTAACAATGTGATTTAAAAGCACTCTTGTGATGATGTTTTCTTCGACCCTTGCTTCAATAATTGCTGTCTTACTAAGCCTTAACTTTTGGTCATGATGACAATTAATTCATTTAGTCGAGGTGATACTCAAGAATTTGCTGATCTAAACAAACTAGCTAAGCGTTTCCTTAAAGGAACCTGTAATGCTTCGGAAGGTCAAGTAAAAGATGCCCTCTCACGAGCTTATGTTCAAGAAGTTGTGGACGAGCTGCGTAAAGGGGAGCAGGGAGAATGTCCAATATGTCTTGAAGCATTTGAAGATGCAGTGTTAACACCGTGTGCTCACCGCCTTTGCCGGGAATGCCTCTTGTCAAGTTGGCGAAATTCTACCTCTGGTTTATGTCCTGTTTGTAGGTATTTTCAAGTTAACCTGTTAGaacttttgataatttttatttaacattGACTAAAAGAAGTTTAAGATGTTTTTATTGCTGGtagtttcaaataaatttttggtTATACCGCAAACACCTAGtcctaacatttttttttaaacaggaAAACAATCAGTAAGCAGGATCTTATCACTGCCCCTACTGAGAGTCgatttcagattgatattgaGAAGAACTGGATAGAGTCATGCAAGGTAACTGGTCTTTTGAATGAACTTGAAAATCTCCGCTCCTCAGGCTCTAAGAGCATTGTTTTCAGCCAGTGGACTGCTTTTCTAGACCTCTTGCAGATTCCCTTTACTCGGTAAGATTCTTTGCtggtttaattgttttttaggAAATATTTGGGGAGAATTTGTGTGAGTGTGAAATGTTGAAAAGGGCTGTTTCCATTgtctagtatttttttttacattactCTATTGAAATTTATATCCATCAGCTTTAACGATTTCTGCGATCTTGTGACATGCTGATAGAACCCGTAAAATCAAGATAACACAACTGTATATTATTGAAGGGTAAAGATGAGCTTGAAGCTCTACAATGATGGAAATAACAGAATGCAAGTGAAAAACCAGAGTCAAAGACTCCTACCTATTCCAGAGCAAAGCTCCTAACCAGAGAGAAAACTCTCCTAACCAACTCTAACAGTATTTCTCCATGCCTTCTCCACTCTCCTTTTCCCCCTCCTATATATTTTCCTAGAATTTTGGAACAATCATAACTAACTAGCAATTTAGTATCGTATTGGGCTAAGGCCCAAATACAGTATCCTATCACATGCTTCATCTGTTTCTTTCTGCATCATGCTTAACCATCAGGGTGgtctgattcagtttttaaaactacaattacgagttttctttctaaaattgtttttgatTCATTTTGGTGATGAACAATGATACCAGAGGTTCATAAATCATTATCTTTGTGTTATCTTTTATGTCCAGGAATAGAATTTCATTTGTTCGTCTTGATGGGACATTGAATATGCAGCAGCGGGAAAAAGTAATCAAACAATTCTCAGAAGACAGCGACATACAGGTCTTAACATATTTCCTCATGTTTGTCTGTTACCTAATTAGTATAGTAAACTGTTTCAATGCATTGACTATTTGTAAGCATCAGTAGTGATTTCTTACTCCAGGTGTTGTTGATGTCACTAAAAGCTGGTGGAGTGGGTATAAATCTAACAGCAGCTTCCAATGCTTTTGTCATGGTAGGTGCAGATCAGTCTCTGTTGCTCAAACTGATGTGTATTGTCTAGCTTCAGGTTTTCTAACATAGGGTAAACAAAGTATTCTGATTTGTTGaatgagagagaaagagaaaaacatGGTGAAACCATGCATTTCAACAATACAACGAGCAACAAATCTTATATAGTCAAGGTTGCACCATAATATGTTTCATAAGTAACCAACCTAACGGATGTGACACATTGttcttgttattattattattattattattattattattattattattattattattatttttggtgtTAGAATAGATGGTAAATACTACCATAATTACCTCACAATTGTGAGGTCCTAGGACAAGACatccaacctaacaatatcgTCATTTGTCAGTTGAGTTAGGATTTAAggacttattattattattgttgttgttgttattattgttcaTATTCGGAATTTTTTTGAAGTAATTTTGGATAAAGATAGTTTGTCAATATGTACAGGACCCATGGTGGAATCCAGCTGTCGAGGAGCAAGCTGTTATGCGTATTCATCGCATTGGGCAAACAAAGAAGGTGGCTATCAAACGGTTTATTGTTAAGGTATATTTACATATACACAAGTTTTATTGTTATATACCTTAAATCGGTCCTTATTAATTTATAAGGAATCTGGTAGTGAACTAGTGAAGTTTGGGTAGCATAGCCACCAGCTGAGCTGAACTTTTTCTTTTCACATGTGAATATTTCATCTATAACTTGTTCAATTGAAGTGCTAAAATTTTAATGAGGGTGATGCTTGCCTTATGATTCTGATATACGAGATCGTTAACTTCCAGCAAGTTAATATGTATGGATAATTGTGTCTGTTTGGTGCATATCACCAAATGATATGACTCTGACTCTATTGACATGAATAAGGC
Protein-coding sequences here:
- the LOC101490528 gene encoding DNA repair protein RAD5A isoform X2; translated protein: MGSKVTDHHLSTVRSIVGSEFTDMDIIRALHMAKNDVTAAINIIFDTNTPKFKPTRTINTRRISPPKSTSRAVKTSSNHIVDVENSNCSVKSDSDDWWFVGSGEVAGLSTCKGRSIKCGDAVVFKFPPKKLSASPSPGKGFGRAATCSEIVRFSNEQDWEIGRIPNEWARCLLPLVRDNKVRVEGECKFAPNVLAIMDTIILSISVFINRSMFVKQHEVSLKDATNSTDESVFHPLPALFRLLGLSPFKKAELTPGDFYSNKRPFSQMVPLLHAKSERPSQNGHDNENEDSVSEFDLDNIVGVASSSELEEMDPPGNLLCELRPYQKQALYWMVQMEKGRPRDETATTLHPCWEAYRLVDKRELVVYLNAFSGEATTEFPSTLQIARGGILADAMGLGKTIMTISLLTAHSGRGASLGSQPIAQSFIEGGEVSDNDTIPNFSHIPKKATKFAGFDKSKKQNTSLTRGGNLIICPMTLLGQWKAEIETHVHPGSLSIYVHYGQSRPKDAKSLAQCDVVITTYGILASDFSSENAENNGGLFSIRWFRVVLDEAHTIKSSKSQVSMAASALIADNRWCLTGTPIQNNLEDIYSLLRFLRIEPWGHWAWWNKLIQKPFEGGDERGLKLVQSILKPIMLRRTKNSTDREGKPILVLPPADMQVIYCEPTEAEKDFYEALFKRSKVKFDQFVEQGRVLHNYASILELLLRLRQCCDHPFLVMSRGDTQEFADLNKLAKRFLKGTCNASEGQVKDALSRAYVQEVVDELRKGEQGECPICLEAFEDAVLTPCAHRLCRECLLSSWRNSTSGLCPVCRKTISKQDLITAPTESRFQIDIEKNWIESCKVTGLLNELENLRSSGSKSIVFSQWTAFLDLLQIPFTRNRISFVRLDGTLNMQQREKVIKQFSEDSDIQDPWWNPAVEEQAVMRIHRIGQTKKVAIKRFIVKGTVEERMEAVQARKQRMISGALTDQEVRTARIEELKMLFT
- the LOC101490528 gene encoding DNA repair protein RAD5A isoform X1, giving the protein MGSKVTDHHLSTVRSIVGSEFTDMDIIRALHMAKNDVTAAINIIFDTNTPKFKPTRTINTRRISPPKSTSRAVKTSSNHIVDVENSNCSVKSDSDDWWFVGSGEVAGLSTCKGRSIKCGDAVVFKFPPKKLSASPSPGKGFGRAATCSEIVRFSNEQDWEIGRIPNEWARCLLPLVRDNKVRVEGECKFAPNVLAIMDTIILSISVFINRSMFVKQHEVSLKDATNSTDESVFHPLPALFRLLGLSPFKKAELTPGDFYSNKRPFSQMVPLLHAKSERPSQNGHDNENEDSVSEFDLDNIVGVASSSELEEMDPPGNLLCELRPYQKQALYWMVQMEKGRPRDETATTLHPCWEAYRLVDKRELVVYLNAFSGEATTEFPSTLQIARGGILADAMGLGKTIMTISLLTAHSGRGASLGSQPIAQSFIEGGEVSDNDTIPNFSHIPKKATKFAGFDKSKKQNTSLTRGGNLIICPMTLLGQWKAEIETHVHPGSLSIYVHYGQSRPKDAKSLAQCDVVITTYGILASDFSSENAENNGGLFSIRWFRVVLDEAHTIKSSKSQVSMAASALIADNRWCLTGTPIQNNLEDIYSLLRFLRIEPWGHWAWWNKLIQKPFEGGDERGLKLVQSILKPIMLRRTKNSTDREGKPILVLPPADMQVIYCEPTEAEKDFYEALFKRSKVKFDQFVEQGRVLHNYASILELLLRLRQCCDHPFLVMSRGDTQEFADLNKLAKRFLKGTCNASEGQVKDALSRAYVQEVVDELRKGEQGECPICLEAFEDAVLTPCAHRLCRECLLSSWRNSTSGLCPVCRKTISKQDLITAPTESRFQIDIEKNWIESCKVTGLLNELENLRSSGSKSIVFSQWTAFLDLLQIPFTRNRISFVRLDGTLNMQQREKVIKQFSEDSDIQVLLMSLKAGGVGINLTAASNAFVMDPWWNPAVEEQAVMRIHRIGQTKKVAIKRFIVKGTVEERMEAVQARKQRMISGALTDQEVRTARIEELKMLFT